One genomic window of Candidatus Didemnitutus sp. includes the following:
- a CDS encoding TonB-dependent receptor produces the protein MKSLSLFPLFLGSVALATAQSVPPADAPQDKVKLGEFVVTSSALDRAVDEIAQPASVLGGARLDVARQSSLGETLAGEPGVSSTYFGPGASRPVIRGMGSDRIRVLTSGVGTMDASVVSPDHAVSVDPLLVDRIELVRGPATLLYGGSAIGGVVNVIDSRILEEKPARALEGRVETRFGSAADERSGAGVFTGGAGDWAWRLDGFTRKTDDVKIPGFGPTDERREEMEAAGEPISHGTLINSATESDGAGFGLTRFLGENGAAGHVGASYSGLNSRYGTVAEPDVRIELRQRRWDAHAELLQPAAWLRAANFQLGVADYQHTEFEGADVGTVFKNRGYEGRLELLHAPVGPLTGAIGLQASRSDFQAIGEEAFLPQSVTTNRALFVYEELRRDSVTWEFGTRVEQQKIAPDAASGFAERDETLVGFSGGTVWRLPHDYALAVSVTRSERAPNAQELFANGPHVGTNAFEIGDAALRPEKVSGVDLSLRKRAGFLTGAVTVFANRFDGFIFEQATGADDTATGLPIYRFQQGAARFVGAELELTTHLLETKTSRAELRFTADTVRADNLDADRPLPRIPPSRFGVAADWSTGPWSFTAEVRTAARQNRTAENETATAGYALVNASVTRRVKLGGVHAELFLRGTNLTDATARVATSFLKDIAPLPGRDVTAGVRFEF, from the coding sequence ATGAAATCCCTTTCCCTTTTCCCATTGTTCCTGGGCAGCGTCGCGCTTGCGACGGCCCAATCCGTCCCTCCGGCCGATGCGCCGCAGGACAAAGTCAAACTCGGCGAATTCGTCGTCACCTCCAGCGCGCTGGACCGGGCGGTCGACGAAATCGCCCAGCCGGCCTCCGTGCTCGGCGGCGCGCGGCTCGATGTCGCGCGGCAATCCAGTCTCGGCGAGACGCTCGCGGGCGAGCCCGGCGTGTCGTCGACGTATTTCGGACCGGGCGCGTCGCGTCCGGTCATCCGCGGCATGGGCAGCGACCGCATCCGCGTGCTCACGAGCGGCGTGGGCACGATGGACGCATCGGTGGTCAGTCCCGACCACGCGGTGAGCGTCGATCCTTTGCTCGTCGATCGCATCGAACTCGTGCGCGGTCCGGCGACGCTGCTCTACGGCGGCTCGGCGATCGGTGGCGTCGTGAACGTGATCGATTCGCGCATCCTCGAGGAAAAGCCCGCTCGCGCGCTCGAAGGCCGCGTCGAAACGCGGTTCGGCTCCGCCGCCGATGAGCGGTCGGGCGCCGGCGTGTTCACCGGCGGAGCGGGCGACTGGGCGTGGCGCCTCGACGGCTTCACGCGCAAGACCGACGACGTGAAGATTCCCGGCTTCGGGCCCACGGATGAACGACGCGAGGAGATGGAAGCCGCCGGCGAACCGATTTCGCACGGCACGCTGATCAACAGCGCGACCGAGAGCGATGGCGCCGGCTTCGGTCTGACCCGTTTCCTCGGCGAAAACGGTGCCGCGGGGCACGTCGGCGCGTCCTACAGCGGACTCAATTCCCGCTACGGCACCGTGGCCGAGCCCGATGTCAGGATCGAGCTGCGCCAGCGCCGCTGGGACGCGCATGCGGAACTGTTGCAGCCCGCGGCGTGGCTGCGCGCGGCGAATTTCCAACTCGGCGTCGCCGACTACCAGCACACCGAGTTCGAGGGCGCGGACGTCGGCACGGTGTTCAAGAACCGCGGCTACGAAGGCCGCCTCGAGCTGTTGCACGCGCCGGTCGGCCCGCTCACGGGTGCGATCGGCCTGCAGGCCTCGCGCAGCGATTTCCAAGCGATCGGCGAGGAGGCGTTTCTGCCGCAATCGGTGACGACCAATCGTGCGCTCTTTGTCTACGAGGAACTGCGGCGCGACAGTGTCACCTGGGAGTTCGGCACGCGCGTCGAGCAACAGAAGATCGCGCCGGACGCCGCCAGCGGCTTCGCCGAGCGCGACGAGACGCTCGTGGGCTTTTCCGGCGGCACGGTCTGGCGGCTGCCGCACGACTACGCGCTCGCGGTCTCGGTCACGCGTAGCGAGCGCGCGCCGAACGCGCAGGAGCTGTTCGCCAACGGGCCGCACGTCGGCACGAATGCATTCGAAATCGGCGATGCGGCGCTGCGGCCCGAAAAAGTGAGCGGCGTGGACCTCAGCCTGCGGAAGCGCGCGGGCTTCCTCACCGGTGCGGTGACGGTGTTCGCGAACCGCTTTGACGGATTCATCTTCGAGCAGGCGACCGGCGCCGACGACACGGCAACGGGTCTGCCGATCTATCGTTTCCAGCAGGGCGCAGCGCGTTTTGTGGGCGCGGAACTCGAACTCACGACGCATCTGCTCGAGACGAAGACGTCGCGCGCCGAGTTGCGCTTCACCGCCGACACCGTGCGCGCGGACAACCTGGACGCGGATCGCCCGCTGCCGCGCATCCCGCCGTCGCGCTTCGGCGTCGCGGCGGACTGGAGCACCGGGCCGTGGTCGTTCACGGCGGAGGTGCGCACGGCGGCTCGGCAGAATCGCACGGCGGAGAACGAGACCGCCACGGCGGGCTACGCGCTCGTCAATGCCTCGGTCACGCGGCGGGTGAAACTGGGCGGTGTCCACGCGGAGCTTTTCCTCCGCGGCACGAACCTCACCGATGCCACGGCGCGCGTCGCCACGTCGTTCCTGAAGGACATCGCGCCGCTGCCCGGCCGCGATGTCACGGCCGGCGTGCGTTTCGAGTTCTGA
- a CDS encoding HAD family acid phosphatase: MQRRLVAPALVAGLSLVLTSCVNPPSRTPDRTAPPPAAATAPAEPHNLYLLKQELKAYVDSGRYEAGLAAVAAEAKQWIETRAPQGGGKLAIVFDLDETLLSNLTHMLAMDYGYVPKKWDEWIEEAQAPAIAPVREVYLAARAHNVAVIYITGRRTKDQPGTENNLRSAGLGGYTRIFYKAADDRGTTEAFKTATRRKLVEEEGYTIIANIGDQVSDLAGGYSERTFKLPNPFYLAK, encoded by the coding sequence ATGCAAAGACGCCTCGTCGCGCCGGCGCTGGTGGCCGGCCTGTCCCTCGTTCTCACCAGTTGCGTCAACCCGCCCTCGCGCACGCCCGACCGCACCGCGCCGCCCCCGGCCGCCGCGACCGCTCCCGCCGAGCCCCACAACCTTTACCTGCTCAAGCAGGAACTCAAAGCCTACGTCGACAGCGGACGCTACGAAGCCGGACTCGCCGCCGTCGCCGCCGAGGCCAAGCAATGGATCGAAACGCGCGCGCCCCAAGGCGGCGGGAAACTCGCCATCGTCTTCGACCTCGACGAAACGCTGCTCTCCAACCTCACCCACATGCTCGCAATGGACTACGGCTACGTGCCGAAGAAGTGGGACGAGTGGATCGAGGAAGCGCAGGCGCCCGCCATCGCGCCCGTGCGCGAAGTCTACCTCGCCGCCCGCGCCCACAACGTCGCGGTGATCTACATCACCGGCCGCCGCACGAAGGATCAACCCGGCACGGAAAACAACCTGCGCAGCGCCGGCCTCGGCGGCTACACCCGCATCTTCTACAAGGCCGCGGACGATCGCGGCACGACCGAGGCGTTCAAGACCGCCACCCGCCGCAAACTGGTCGAAGAGGAAGGCTACACCATCATCGCCAACATCGGCGATCAGGTCAGCGACCTCGCGGGCGGCTATTCCGAGCGCACCTTCAAGCTGCCGAATCCGTTCTACCTCGCGAAGTGA
- a CDS encoding fused MFS/spermidine synthase: MPLYALTIFLGAFLLFLVQPLIGKYILPWFGGGPGVWTVCLLFFQTLLLGGYAYAHFTSTRLKPRTQALTHLVLLALCLVWLPIVPDAAWKPGPGDEPTKRILLLLTATLGLPYLLLSATGPLLQRWFSLSHPDKSPYRLYALSNVGSLLALLGYPFAIEPLLSRSAQAWAWSGALVGFVVLCGVCAWQIHRADPAAPATVPADNGAPEDDKPTLLQKFFWVALPATASVLLVGTTSKLCVDVAVIPFLWVLPLAIYLVSFILSFDHPRWYTRGLFAALFVVAGTAVAYFVSLGLHAPILVQVVAYTASLFVACMICHGEVYRLRPSPRHLTSFYLHLSFGGALGGIFVGLVAPVVFNDYYELHLGYWALAYLLASLCLVQRSRAIALGTGAGALAGIALLPAFFLNHATESGWFAPVKNYANTYYAFYLEYRWWAVAVLLMLLWSLRGALQARLPEDWRVRFSFLPLSLTALLGAVFVIQITGTNAGMIESSRNFYGTLKVRPYGEPDSISYSYLLSHGVTTHGLQLARPPYDKWATTYYGAHSGIGLALAHAEPTKGGRQFGFVGLGAGTLAAYGLPGDTLRIYEINPAVLRLARERFTFLAQTPADVKIVLGDARLSMEDELAHDAPQHFDVLALDAFSSDAIPVHLLTEEAFAVYLKHLKPGGVIAVHISNRYLDLRPVVEGLAKHYRLHLATISDHPKSEDWWLYRTTWMLLSADATKFAHRDFQDAMDDPSDATARTILWTDDRASLAGILR, translated from the coding sequence GTGCCGCTTTACGCCCTCACCATCTTTCTCGGCGCGTTCCTGCTGTTCCTCGTCCAGCCGCTCATCGGCAAATACATCCTGCCGTGGTTCGGCGGCGGGCCGGGCGTGTGGACCGTCTGCCTGCTGTTTTTCCAGACGCTCCTGCTCGGCGGCTACGCCTACGCGCACTTCACGTCGACGCGCCTGAAACCCCGCACGCAGGCCCTCACGCACCTCGTGCTGCTGGCGCTCTGCCTCGTCTGGCTGCCGATCGTCCCCGACGCGGCGTGGAAACCGGGTCCGGGCGACGAGCCGACGAAACGCATCCTCCTGCTCCTCACCGCGACGCTCGGCCTGCCCTACCTCCTGCTCTCCGCCACCGGCCCGCTCCTGCAACGCTGGTTCAGCCTCTCGCATCCGGACAAATCTCCCTACCGCCTCTACGCGCTCTCGAACGTCGGCTCGCTGCTCGCGCTGCTCGGCTACCCCTTCGCGATCGAGCCGCTGCTCTCCCGCTCCGCGCAAGCCTGGGCGTGGTCCGGCGCGCTCGTGGGCTTCGTCGTGCTGTGCGGCGTGTGCGCCTGGCAAATCCACCGCGCCGATCCCGCCGCGCCGGCCACGGTTCCCGCAGACAACGGCGCGCCGGAGGACGACAAACCTACGCTCCTGCAAAAGTTCTTCTGGGTCGCGCTGCCGGCCACGGCGTCCGTCCTCCTCGTGGGCACCACGAGCAAGCTGTGCGTCGACGTCGCGGTCATTCCCTTTCTCTGGGTGCTGCCGCTCGCGATCTACCTCGTGAGCTTCATTCTGAGCTTCGACCACCCACGCTGGTATACGCGGGGATTGTTCGCCGCGCTCTTCGTCGTGGCGGGCACGGCGGTCGCCTACTTCGTGTCGCTCGGGCTGCACGCGCCGATCCTCGTGCAGGTCGTGGCCTACACCGCCTCGCTCTTCGTCGCGTGCATGATCTGCCACGGCGAGGTCTACCGTCTCCGGCCATCGCCGCGGCACCTCACGAGTTTCTACCTGCATCTCTCGTTCGGCGGCGCGCTGGGCGGCATCTTCGTCGGCCTCGTCGCGCCGGTCGTGTTCAACGACTACTACGAGCTGCATCTCGGCTACTGGGCGCTCGCTTACCTACTCGCCTCGCTCTGCCTTGTGCAACGCAGCCGCGCCATCGCACTCGGCACCGGCGCCGGCGCGCTGGCCGGCATCGCGCTGCTGCCCGCATTTTTCCTCAACCACGCAACGGAGTCCGGCTGGTTCGCGCCCGTGAAAAACTACGCGAACACCTACTACGCATTCTATCTCGAGTATCGCTGGTGGGCCGTGGCCGTGCTGCTGATGCTGCTGTGGTCGTTGCGCGGCGCGCTCCAGGCGCGCTTGCCCGAGGACTGGCGCGTGCGGTTCTCGTTCCTGCCGCTGTCGCTCACCGCCCTGCTCGGCGCGGTGTTCGTCATCCAGATCACCGGCACGAACGCGGGCATGATCGAATCCTCGCGCAACTTCTACGGCACGCTGAAGGTGCGCCCTTACGGGGAACCCGACTCCATTTCCTACAGCTACCTGCTCAGCCACGGCGTCACCACCCACGGCCTGCAACTCGCCCGCCCACCCTACGACAAGTGGGCCACGACCTACTACGGGGCCCACAGCGGCATCGGCCTCGCCCTCGCGCACGCCGAGCCCACGAAAGGCGGACGCCAGTTCGGCTTCGTCGGCCTCGGCGCGGGCACGCTCGCCGCCTACGGCCTGCCCGGCGACACGTTGCGCATCTACGAAATCAACCCCGCCGTGCTGCGGCTGGCGCGCGAGCGGTTCACCTTCCTCGCCCAAACTCCCGCCGACGTAAAAATCGTCCTCGGCGACGCGCGTCTCTCCATGGAGGACGAGCTCGCGCACGACGCGCCGCAACACTTCGACGTGCTCGCGCTCGACGCCTTCTCGAGCGATGCGATCCCCGTCCACCTGCTCACCGAGGAAGCGTTCGCCGTCTACCTGAAACACCTGAAACCCGGCGGCGTCATCGCCGTGCATATCTCGAACCGTTACCTCGACCTGCGCCCGGTCGTCGAAGGTCTCGCGAAACACTATCGCCTCCACCTCGCCACGATCTCCGACCACCCGAAGTCCGAGGATTGGTGGCTCTATCGCACCACATGGATGCTGCTCAGCGCCGACGCGACGAAGTTCGCCCACCGGGATTTCCAGGACGCGATGGACGACCCGTCGGACGCAACCGCCAGGACAATCCTCTGGACCGACGACCGCGCGAGCCTCGCCGGCATCCTGCGCTGA
- a CDS encoding universal stress protein: MKTFLVPIDFSAVTEEVIDTAVSFARAFEGKVALIHVVQPPVVTSEFALPVEVLQEAVASGERAAKAKLDTYAEMFRTAGIACEAKVNHGPPVTMIREEAERVAADYIIMGSHGHGKLYDFLVGSTASGVMKKADCGIVIVPHKE; the protein is encoded by the coding sequence ATGAAAACATTCCTCGTCCCAATCGATTTCTCCGCGGTGACCGAGGAAGTGATCGACACCGCGGTGAGCTTTGCCCGGGCGTTCGAGGGCAAGGTCGCGTTGATCCACGTCGTGCAACCGCCGGTCGTGACCAGCGAGTTCGCGCTGCCGGTGGAGGTGCTGCAGGAGGCCGTCGCGTCCGGCGAGCGCGCCGCCAAGGCCAAGCTCGACACCTATGCGGAGATGTTCCGCACCGCCGGCATCGCCTGCGAGGCCAAGGTCAATCACGGCCCGCCGGTCACGATGATCCGCGAGGAGGCCGAGCGCGTGGCGGCCGACTACATCATCATGGGGTCGCACGGACACGGGAAACTCTATGACTTCCTCGTCGGCAGCACGGCCAGCGGCGTGATGAAGAAGGCCGACTGCGGCATCGTGATCGTGCCGCACAAAGAGTAA
- a CDS encoding esterase family protein, whose product MHREIHTWHSPRLDKNMEVAVYGHYGFALLMFPTAAADFLEYERFHVIESIAPWIDGGKVKVFSINSINSESWLNRHMQPRTKAIRHQQFNAYVAEEVVPFIHAHCRSRVSIITAGASFGALHSANTLFRRPDLIDGCIAMSGAYDLKDYTDGYWDEDVYFNSPLDYLPKLDDEAILAQLRAKKHIHFVGGRGAYEAPESAEAIGRVLASKGIPHEIDLWGPDVNHDWPWWRKMLPHYLGTRF is encoded by the coding sequence ATGCATCGCGAAATTCACACCTGGCACTCGCCACGCCTCGACAAGAACATGGAAGTCGCCGTCTACGGCCACTACGGCTTCGCGCTCCTGATGTTTCCCACCGCCGCCGCGGACTTCCTCGAATACGAGCGCTTCCACGTCATCGAGTCCATCGCGCCCTGGATCGACGGCGGCAAAGTGAAGGTCTTTTCGATCAACTCGATCAACAGCGAGAGCTGGCTCAACCGCCACATGCAGCCGCGCACGAAGGCGATCCGCCACCAGCAGTTCAACGCCTACGTGGCCGAGGAAGTCGTGCCGTTCATCCACGCCCATTGCCGCAGCCGCGTGTCGATCATCACCGCGGGCGCATCGTTCGGCGCGCTCCACAGCGCGAACACCCTCTTCCGCCGCCCCGACCTCATCGACGGCTGCATCGCCATGAGTGGCGCCTACGACCTCAAGGACTACACCGACGGCTATTGGGACGAGGACGTCTACTTCAACTCGCCGCTCGATTACCTGCCGAAACTCGACGACGAGGCCATCCTCGCGCAGCTCCGCGCGAAGAAGCACATCCACTTCGTCGGCGGCCGCGGTGCCTACGAAGCCCCCGAGTCCGCCGAAGCCATCGGTCGCGTCCTCGCCAGCAAGGGCATCCCGCACGAGATCGACCTCTGGGGCCCCGACGTGAACCACGACTGGCCCTGGTGGCGGAAAATGCTGCCGCATTATCTGGGGACGAGATTTTGA
- a CDS encoding aldehyde dehydrogenase family protein, whose protein sequence is MATASAPSVSTTVKTIFPKLGLSAKAANSGAFWGEWGGAGEILEKRSPIDGTIVGRVKQATPADYERAVAAAQKAFLAWRDLPAPKRGEIVRQYGNALRELKPELGRLVSLEAGKILAEGEGEVQEMIDICDYAVGLSRQLFGLTIASERPGHHMRETWHPLGVVGIISAFNFPVAVWCWNSALAAACGDATIWKPSEKTPLTAIACIKIAEKVCRANGIDPAIFALVIGDGPSIGELMTNDRRVPLVSATGSTRMGKRVGEVVAKRFGRTILELGGNNAIIVAPSADLKLAKRAILFGAVGTAGQRCTTTRRIIVHESIKEEFVASLVAAYESLPIGSPLKSGTLVGPLVDALAVQAMQTAIAEAKKAGGKVLCGGGRLTGKEYPGGNYVAPCIIEARNDWPVVQHETFAPILYVTSYRTLAEAIELQNGVPQGLSSAIFTTDLREAEEFLSARGSDCGIANVNIGTSGAEIGGAFGGEKETGGGRESGSDSWKAYMRRQTVTVNYSNALPLAQGIKFGD, encoded by the coding sequence ATGGCCACCGCCTCTGCACCTTCCGTTTCCACCACCGTCAAAACCATCTTCCCGAAGCTCGGGCTCTCCGCCAAGGCCGCCAACTCCGGCGCGTTCTGGGGCGAGTGGGGCGGCGCGGGTGAGATCCTTGAGAAACGCTCGCCAATCGACGGCACGATCGTCGGCCGCGTGAAGCAGGCGACGCCCGCCGACTACGAGCGCGCGGTCGCCGCCGCGCAGAAGGCCTTCCTCGCGTGGCGCGACCTGCCGGCGCCGAAGCGCGGCGAGATCGTCCGCCAATACGGCAACGCCCTGCGCGAGCTGAAGCCCGAGCTCGGCCGCCTCGTTTCGCTCGAAGCCGGCAAGATCCTCGCCGAGGGCGAGGGCGAGGTGCAGGAGATGATCGACATCTGCGACTACGCCGTCGGCCTCTCGCGCCAGCTCTTCGGCCTCACGATCGCGTCCGAGCGCCCGGGCCACCACATGCGCGAGACGTGGCACCCGCTCGGCGTCGTCGGCATCATCTCGGCCTTCAACTTTCCCGTCGCCGTCTGGTGCTGGAACAGCGCGCTCGCCGCCGCGTGCGGCGATGCCACGATCTGGAAACCTTCCGAGAAAACGCCGCTCACCGCCATCGCGTGCATCAAGATCGCCGAGAAAGTCTGCCGCGCCAACGGCATCGACCCGGCGATCTTCGCGCTCGTGATCGGCGACGGCCCGAGCATCGGCGAACTCATGACCAACGACCGCCGCGTGCCGCTCGTCTCCGCGACCGGCTCCACGCGCATGGGCAAGCGCGTCGGCGAAGTCGTCGCGAAGCGCTTCGGCCGCACCATCCTCGAACTCGGCGGTAACAATGCGATCATCGTCGCGCCCTCCGCCGACCTGAAGCTCGCGAAGCGCGCGATCCTCTTCGGTGCGGTCGGCACGGCCGGCCAGCGTTGCACCACGACGCGCCGCATCATCGTGCACGAGTCCATTAAAGAGGAGTTCGTGGCGTCGCTTGTCGCCGCTTACGAATCGTTGCCGATCGGCAGTCCGTTGAAGTCCGGCACGCTCGTCGGTCCGCTCGTCGACGCGCTCGCCGTGCAGGCGATGCAGACTGCGATTGCCGAGGCGAAGAAGGCCGGCGGCAAGGTGCTCTGCGGCGGCGGGCGACTGACCGGCAAGGAGTATCCCGGCGGCAACTACGTTGCGCCCTGCATCATCGAGGCGCGCAACGACTGGCCGGTGGTGCAGCACGAGACGTTTGCTCCGATCCTCTACGTGACGAGCTATCGCACGCTCGCCGAGGCGATCGAGCTGCAGAACGGCGTGCCGCAGGGCCTGAGCTCCGCGATCTTCACGACCGACCTGCGCGAGGCCGAGGAATTCCTCAGCGCGCGCGGCAGCGATTGCGGCATCGCCAACGTGAACATCGGCACGAGCGGCGCGGAAATCGGCGGCGCGTTCGGCGGCGAAAAGGAAACCGGCGGCGGCCGCGAGAGCGGCAGCGACAGCTGGAAAGCCTACATGCGCCGCCAGACGGTCACCGTGAACTACTCCAACGCCCTCCCGCTCGCGCAGGGGATCAAGTTCGGGGACTGA
- a CDS encoding saccharopine dehydrogenase NADP-binding domain-containing protein, whose amino-acid sequence MKIGIVGAGKVGATIATLLESCKFCSGIVLADARENIDLSGLKKAKFKHVDVKDGVQLAAFVKSVDAVVSAAPYFLNKTIASACAKAGVSYFDLTEDVETTNFIRELAKKSKATFMPQCGLAPGAINIVGGSLASSLEQVRLCEMRVGALPGDASNQMKYYLSWSTAGLINEYCQVGEALFGGKHVTTMPLDGMERITIDGTEYEAFNTSGGVATMCETFAGKVQELNYKTMRYPGHRDLMKFLLHDLNLAPRQELVTQIFDQEVPLTENDVVVFYVNVVGRDAHGALKQRSFIKKLYGDVVQGRKLNAIQLTTAAGIVGVLELFAKKKLGPGFVKQESVSLKDFLATQWGGKVYGK is encoded by the coding sequence ATGAAGATCGGAATCGTCGGTGCCGGCAAAGTCGGTGCCACCATCGCCACCCTCCTCGAATCCTGCAAATTCTGCTCGGGCATCGTCCTCGCCGACGCCCGCGAGAACATCGACCTGAGCGGCCTGAAGAAGGCGAAGTTCAAGCACGTCGACGTGAAGGACGGCGTCCAACTCGCCGCGTTCGTGAAGAGCGTCGACGCCGTCGTGAGCGCCGCGCCGTATTTCCTCAACAAGACGATCGCTTCCGCCTGCGCGAAGGCCGGCGTGAGCTACTTCGACCTGACCGAAGACGTCGAGACGACGAACTTCATCCGCGAGCTGGCGAAGAAATCGAAGGCGACCTTCATGCCGCAATGCGGCCTCGCCCCCGGCGCGATCAACATCGTGGGCGGCTCGCTCGCCTCGTCGCTCGAACAGGTGCGTCTGTGCGAGATGCGCGTCGGCGCGTTGCCGGGCGACGCGAGCAACCAGATGAAGTATTACCTCAGCTGGAGCACCGCGGGCCTGATCAACGAATACTGCCAGGTCGGCGAGGCGCTCTTCGGCGGCAAGCACGTCACCACGATGCCGCTCGACGGCATGGAGCGCATCACGATCGACGGCACGGAATACGAGGCGTTCAACACCTCCGGCGGCGTCGCGACGATGTGCGAGACCTTCGCCGGCAAGGTGCAGGAGCTGAACTACAAGACGATGCGCTACCCCGGCCATCGCGACCTGATGAAGTTTCTCCTGCACGACCTGAACCTCGCGCCGCGCCAGGAACTCGTGACGCAGATCTTCGACCAGGAAGTGCCGCTCACGGAGAACGACGTCGTGGTGTTCTACGTCAACGTCGTCGGCCGCGACGCGCACGGCGCGTTGAAGCAGCGCAGCTTCATCAAGAAACTCTACGGCGACGTCGTGCAGGGGCGGAAGCTCAACGCCATCCAGCTCACCACCGCCGCCGGCATCGTCGGCGTGCTCGAGCTCTTCGCGAAGAAGAAACTCGGTCCCGGCTTCGTGAAGCAGGAATCCGTTTCGCTGAAGGATTTCCTCGCCACCCAGTGGGGTGGCAAAGTCTACGGCAAGTAA